A stretch of the Polaribacter pacificus genome encodes the following:
- a CDS encoding efflux RND transporter permease subunit, translating into MLNKSIKFLIENKLVAVLLLLLFVGWGTVNAPFNWNIPFLPSNPVAVDAIPDIGENQQIVFTKWDGRSPQDIEDQITYPLTTSLLGIPGVKTIRSSSMFGFSSIYIIFEEDIEFYWSRSRILEKLNSLPNNLLPEGVNPALGPDATGLGQIFWYTLEGRDEKGNVTGGWDLQELRSIQDYYVKYGLSSASGVSEVASIGGYVQEYQVDVNPELMRQYNIGLNQVVKAVKSSNQDIGAQTLEINQAEYLVRGLGYIKSIDDIENAVVTSVDFTAIKIKDIGKVSLGPATRRGLLDKEGAEVVGGVVVARYGANPMEVITNVKTQIAELKGGLPTKVLADGRTSQVTIVPFYDRTELIEETLDTLNEALTLEILITILVIIVMVFNLRASILISGLLPVAVLMVFVTMKLFNVDANIVALSGIAIAIGTMVDVGVILAENMIRHLDDKKLQTREDGTKYTTDEVIYNATAEVSGAILTAVLTTIISFVPVFTMIGAEGKLFRPLAFTKTMALSASLVIALFLIPPFAAYLFRKTTLKKSFNHIINIALIVAGIVITISGYWLGVILIAFGVNGLLVVIGKLNKKNNNLINIIISCTAIIFLLAEYWRPLGFDRSIFINLIFVAIICFGILGIFSVFRKYYSQILQWALANKVLFLMIPTSVLIFGFWIFYNTGKEFMPSLNEGSFLLMPTSMPHSGVEENKRVLQQLDMAVATIPEIETVVGKAGRTESALDPAPLSMYENMIQYKTEYMRNSEGKRQRYKVNEDGAFELKNGGFVTNPNNTENVSLSAVERSQLIEDEDGEYYRNWRSEISSPDDIWNEIVKVTKLPGVTSAPKLQPIETRLVMLQTGMRAPMGIKVKGQDLKQIEAFGLQLESLLKQAEGVKVEAVFADRIVGKPYLLIDIDREKIARYGISIEDVQNVLKVAVGGMQLTQTVEGRERYGIRVRYPREFRNNPESIKDIYIPIEKGNPVPLSELATIRYEQGPQVIKSEDTFLIGYVLFDKLDGFAEVDVVENAQKLFQKKIDSGELTVPKGISYKFTGTYENQLRAEKTLSVIVPLALAIIFLILYFQFKSVATSFMVFTAITIAFAGGFIMIWLYGQDWFFNFSFFGENMRDLFNMKTINLSVAVWVGFIALFGIATDDGVVMATYLTQTFKREKPADKKSIRASALEAAEKRIRPCLMTTVTTILALLPVLTSTGKGSDIMIPMAIPIFGGMVIDITSYFLLPVLYSWREEFKLKKANK; encoded by the coding sequence ATGCTAAATAAAAGCATCAAATTCTTAATAGAAAATAAACTTGTAGCAGTTTTACTACTCTTATTATTTGTAGGTTGGGGTACCGTAAACGCTCCTTTTAATTGGAATATTCCATTTTTACCAAGCAATCCTGTAGCTGTTGATGCTATTCCAGATATTGGCGAAAATCAGCAAATAGTATTCACAAAGTGGGATGGTCGTTCACCACAAGATATTGAAGATCAAATTACATATCCTTTAACCACTTCTCTATTGGGTATTCCAGGAGTTAAAACAATTAGAAGTTCTTCTATGTTTGGTTTTTCTAGTATCTACATTATTTTCGAAGAGGATATCGAGTTTTATTGGAGCAGAAGTAGAATTTTAGAAAAACTAAATTCATTACCTAACAATTTATTACCAGAAGGTGTAAATCCTGCTTTAGGTCCAGATGCCACAGGTTTAGGACAAATATTTTGGTACACTTTAGAAGGTCGTGATGAAAAAGGAAACGTTACTGGTGGTTGGGATTTACAAGAATTGCGAAGTATTCAAGATTACTACGTAAAATACGGATTGTCGTCTGCAAGTGGCGTTTCTGAAGTTGCTTCAATTGGTGGTTATGTTCAAGAATATCAAGTGGACGTGAATCCAGAATTAATGCGTCAATACAATATTGGTTTAAATCAAGTTGTAAAAGCCGTTAAAAGTAGCAATCAAGATATTGGAGCACAAACTTTAGAAATCAATCAAGCTGAATATTTAGTTCGTGGTTTAGGATATATAAAATCGATTGATGATATTGAAAACGCAGTAGTTACTTCCGTAGATTTTACAGCAATCAAAATAAAAGATATTGGTAAAGTTTCTTTAGGTCCTGCTACAAGAAGAGGTTTGTTAGATAAAGAAGGTGCAGAAGTAGTTGGAGGTGTCGTAGTTGCAAGATATGGAGCAAATCCTATGGAAGTAATTACGAATGTAAAAACTCAAATTGCAGAATTAAAAGGAGGTTTACCAACAAAAGTTTTAGCAGATGGTAGAACATCACAAGTAACTATTGTTCCTTTTTACGATAGGACAGAATTAATTGAAGAAACTTTAGACACACTAAATGAAGCGTTAACATTAGAAATTTTGATTACCATTTTGGTAATTATTGTAATGGTTTTCAATCTTCGAGCTTCTATTTTAATATCTGGTTTATTACCTGTTGCAGTTTTAATGGTTTTTGTAACGATGAAACTATTTAATGTGGATGCAAATATTGTAGCACTTTCAGGTATTGCAATTGCGATAGGAACTATGGTTGATGTTGGCGTAATTCTCGCCGAAAATATGATTCGTCATTTAGATGATAAAAAGTTACAAACTCGTGAAGATGGAACAAAATATACTACAGACGAAGTAATTTATAATGCAACTGCAGAAGTTTCTGGTGCCATTTTAACAGCAGTTTTAACAACAATTATAAGTTTTGTACCTGTTTTTACAATGATTGGTGCAGAAGGAAAATTATTTAGACCTTTGGCGTTTACAAAAACAATGGCACTATCAGCTTCTTTGGTTATTGCTTTGTTTTTAATTCCCCCTTTTGCAGCTTATTTATTCAGAAAAACAACACTAAAAAAATCTTTTAATCATATTATAAATATCGCTTTAATAGTGGCTGGTATTGTAATTACAATTAGTGGTTATTGGTTGGGTGTAATTCTAATTGCTTTTGGAGTTAATGGTTTATTAGTTGTTATAGGAAAACTAAACAAGAAAAATAACAACCTTATAAATATCATTATTTCTTGTACTGCTATTATATTCTTACTTGCAGAATATTGGCGACCACTAGGTTTTGACAGAAGTATCTTTATCAACTTAATTTTTGTAGCCATTATTTGCTTTGGTATTTTAGGAATATTTTCAGTTTTTAGAAAATATTATAGTCAAATTCTACAATGGGCATTAGCAAATAAAGTGTTGTTTTTAATGATACCAACATCAGTTCTTATATTTGGATTTTGGATATTTTATAACACAGGTAAAGAATTTATGCCCTCTTTAAATGAAGGTTCTTTTTTACTGATGCCAACCTCAATGCCACATTCTGGTGTCGAAGAAAATAAACGCGTTTTACAACAATTGGATATGGCAGTAGCAACCATTCCAGAAATTGAAACTGTGGTTGGTAAAGCTGGTAGAACAGAATCTGCTTTAGATCCTGCACCTTTGTCAATGTATGAAAATATGATTCAGTATAAAACTGAATATATGAGAAATTCAGAGGGAAAAAGACAACGTTATAAAGTAAATGAAGATGGTGCTTTTGAATTGAAAAATGGTGGTTTTGTAACAAATCCAAATAATACTGAAAATGTCTCCTTGAGCGCAGTCGAAAGGTCTCAACTTATCGAAGATGAAGATGGAGAATACTACAGAAATTGGCGATCAGAAATTAGTTCTCCAGATGATATTTGGAATGAAATTGTCAAAGTCACCAAATTACCAGGCGTTACTTCTGCTCCAAAATTACAACCCATAGAAACAAGATTGGTAATGCTTCAAACAGGTATGCGTGCACCAATGGGAATAAAAGTAAAAGGGCAAGATTTAAAACAAATTGAAGCTTTTGGTTTGCAATTAGAGAGCCTTTTAAAACAAGCAGAAGGTGTTAAAGTAGAAGCTGTTTTTGCAGATAGAATTGTTGGTAAGCCATATTTACTGATTGATATTGATAGAGAAAAAATAGCACGTTATGGAATTTCTATTGAAGACGTTCAGAATGTTCTAAAAGTTGCAGTTGGTGGTATGCAATTAACTCAAACTGTGGAAGGAAGAGAACGTTATGGTATTCGAGTTCGTTATCCAAGAGAATTTCGTAATAATCCTGAATCGATAAAAGACATTTATATTCCTATTGAAAAAGGGAATCCTGTTCCTTTAAGTGAGTTAGCAACGATTAGATATGAGCAAGGTCCACAAGTTATAAAAAGTGAAGATACTTTTTTAATTGGTTATGTACTGTTTGATAAATTAGATGGTTTTGCAGAAGTTGATGTAGTAGAAAATGCACAAAAATTGTTTCAAAAAAAAATAGATTCTGGTGAATTAACGGTTCCAAAAGGCATCAGTTATAAATTTACGGGAACTTATGAAAACCAATTACGTGCAGAAAAAACACTGTCTGTTATTGTTCCATTGGCATTAGCAATTATTTTCTTGATTTTATATTTCCAGTTTAAATCGGTTGCTACATCATTTATGGTTTTTACAGCCATAACCATTGCTTTTGCAGGTGGTTTTATTATGATTTGGTTATATGGGCAAGATTGGTTTTTCAATTTTAGCTTTTTTGGTGAAAATATGCGAGACTTATTTAATATGAAAACCATCAATTTAAGTGTGGCAGTTTGGGTTGGTTTTATTGCATTGTTTGGTATTGCTACAGATGATGGTGTAGTTATGGCAACCTATTTAACACAAACTTTTAAACGTGAAAAACCTGCAGATAAAAAGAGCATACGAGCTTCAGCTTTGGAAGCTGCAGAAAAAAGAATTCGTCCTTGTTTAATGACTACTGTTACAACAATTTTAGCATTATTACCAGTTTTAACCTCTACAGGAAAAGGTAGCGATATTATGATTCCAATGGCGATTCCAATTTTTGGAGGAATGGTCATAGACATTACATCTTATTTTCTTTTACCTGTTTTATATAGTTGGAGAGAAGAATTCAAATTAAAAAAAGCAAACAAATGA
- a CDS encoding TolC family protein, translated as MKNLIFTLISFLAFGFSNAQELNVLIEQALKNNPAIQKFELQYNIASEKVNEVNTLPNTEFGVGYFVSEPETRTGAQRFRISVKQMLPWFGTITSRESYVSSMAKVKYEDIVIAKRKLITSVSQSYYNLYANKAKQNVLKENIKLLQTYETLALTSVEVNKASMVDVLRLQMRQNEMEQLLAILNQQYLAEQTTFNKLLNREKSIFINVVSDLNFPAENFDTKTNNLSVHPELLKYDRLYQSIEKSELLNQKESAPMIGFGLDYINVTERPNISFSDNGKDILIPMVSLSIPIFNNSYKSKTKQNSLQQEEFLAQKQERKNKLETFLDKAKNERISARISYKTQTKNLKQAKNAEEILIKNYETGTIDFNDVLDIQELQLKFEMNQIESIKSYFVQTTIINYLTN; from the coding sequence ATGAAAAATTTAATTTTTACACTCATAAGTTTTTTGGCTTTTGGTTTTTCAAATGCACAAGAATTAAATGTACTTATTGAGCAAGCTCTTAAAAACAATCCAGCAATTCAAAAATTTGAACTGCAATATAATATTGCATCAGAAAAAGTGAATGAAGTAAATACATTGCCAAATACTGAATTTGGTGTTGGGTATTTTGTAAGTGAACCAGAAACCAGAACTGGTGCACAACGTTTTAGAATTTCTGTGAAACAAATGTTGCCTTGGTTTGGTACAATTACTTCCAGAGAAAGCTATGTTTCTTCTATGGCAAAGGTTAAATATGAAGATATTGTAATTGCCAAGCGAAAACTAATTACTTCAGTTTCCCAATCATATTATAATTTGTATGCAAATAAAGCAAAGCAAAATGTTTTAAAAGAAAATATAAAACTACTTCAAACTTATGAAACATTAGCATTAACATCCGTTGAAGTTAATAAGGCATCTATGGTAGATGTATTGCGTTTGCAAATGCGCCAAAATGAAATGGAGCAATTATTGGCAATTTTAAATCAACAGTATTTAGCAGAACAAACTACCTTCAATAAGTTATTGAATCGTGAGAAATCAATTTTTATAAATGTTGTGAGTGATTTGAATTTTCCTGCAGAAAATTTTGATACCAAAACTAATAATTTATCAGTTCATCCAGAATTATTAAAGTACGATAGATTGTATCAATCTATAGAAAAATCAGAATTATTAAATCAGAAAGAAAGCGCTCCAATGATTGGTTTTGGTTTAGACTATATAAATGTTACAGAACGTCCAAATATTAGTTTTAGTGATAATGGTAAAGATATTTTGATCCCAATGGTATCTCTTTCTATTCCTATTTTTAATAATAGTTATAAATCAAAAACCAAACAAAATAGCTTACAACAAGAAGAATTTTTAGCACAGAAGCAAGAACGAAAAAATAAATTGGAAACGTTTTTAGATAAAGCAAAAAACGAACGCATTTCTGCAAGAATTAGTTATAAAACACAAACTAAAAATCTGAAGCAAGCTAAAAATGCAGAAGAAATTCTAATTAAAAACTACGAAACTGGTACTATAGATTTTAATGATGTATTAGATATTCAAGAGTTACAATTGAAGTTTGAAATGAATCAAATTGAGTCTATAAAATCTTACTTCGTACAAACCACAATTATTAATTATCTAACCAATTAA
- a CDS encoding helix-turn-helix domain-containing protein: MERKIFIKNMVCNRCIMFIKTKFEKLDIELKHIELGAIIFEEESENDFEKIKTAIEENDFEILLGQEEKLVEQTKITIIKLLQKLPLQLDKTLSKYLESKLNLEYSKISKIFSLKEHITIEKYFIKLKIEKAKELIQLQENNFTEISQQLDYSNVNHFSSQFKNETGMSLSSYKNEQRNFRNPLDQIV; encoded by the coding sequence ATGGAAAGAAAAATTTTTATAAAAAACATGGTTTGTAATCGCTGTATAATGTTCATTAAAACAAAATTTGAAAAGTTAGATATTGAACTAAAACATATTGAGCTTGGTGCTATAATTTTCGAGGAAGAGTCAGAAAATGATTTCGAAAAAATTAAAACTGCTATAGAAGAAAATGATTTTGAAATTTTATTAGGACAGGAAGAAAAGTTAGTAGAACAAACTAAAATAACAATTATTAAATTATTGCAGAAATTACCATTACAATTAGATAAAACACTTTCTAAATATTTAGAATCAAAATTAAATTTAGAATACTCAAAAATCAGTAAAATTTTTTCTTTAAAGGAGCATATTACCATAGAAAAGTATTTTATAAAGTTAAAAATAGAAAAGGCAAAAGAGTTGATTCAATTGCAAGAAAATAATTTTACAGAGATAAGTCAGCAATTAGATTATAGCAATGTAAACCATTTTAGTAGTCAATTTAAAAATGAAACTGGTATGAGCTTATCATCTTACAAAAATGAGCAGAGAAATTTCAGGAATCCTTTAGACCAAATTGTGTAG
- a CDS encoding multicopper oxidase domain-containing protein has translation MKTKIISIFLIALTTIVFAQEKQVTEGNINNLPVREHTITLREATVNKAGKDVMGMTVNGSIPGPTLAFTEGEYAVIYVKNEMSVETSVHWHGLLLPNFYDGVPYLNTPPIEPGHTQKYEFPIKQSGTYWYHSHTMLQEQSGVYGSIVIQPKEKVLDYDKELVLMLSDWTNEKPMSVLRNLKRGNEWYGIKKGTSTPLNKVIARGAFGAQLNFWRQRMQGADIADLYYPAFLINGEESIAYPEFKPGEKVRLRIIDGGASTSFWMTFGGVDPLLVSADGLDVVPVKKNKTFIAIAEAYDFIVTIPEEGKIEFRITAQDGSGTASAFLGTGNVLKAQEIPKPDKIGMMMKMAKMDMKMGAHALKYRPKKDERFEMKDEYGMQMGKMEDMKMDHSKMEKPKDSMPMDHSKMKGMKMDHSKMAGMDMKKDKTMSGMNMEKPKDSMPMDNSKMEGMKMDHSKMSGMDMKKPKDTTAMGKMDHSNMAGMDMKKDKTMSGMKMEGMDMFAEYNYDYLKSPNKTNYDKNVPVKEILLNLTGNMSRYIWSMNGVPLSEADNIKINNKEVTRITFNNLTMMHHPMHLHGHFFRVINVNGDYSPLKHTVNVPPMQKVTLEFYGNNGDESGDWFFHCHILYHMMGGMARVVSYDTPRDPKMDEFPASKIIAETDKWYSWGIADIASNNTAINLTTSNLRNQFNASFEYGWNKNLEGEFTYERYLHDYLRVFGGVNIENETRGSLDKLNTTAVVGLRYLTPYLFNLDVRVDNKLRPRIGLGRSIMIFPKLSVFGYYEYQIDLGFVNTLPTNKDFTSETVWSAGAEYMLSRNFSLMASYDNRFGGGGGLSVRF, from the coding sequence ATGAAAACTAAAATAATTTCAATTTTTCTTATTGCTTTAACTACCATAGTTTTTGCACAAGAGAAACAAGTAACAGAAGGAAATATAAACAACCTTCCAGTAAGAGAACACACCATAACTTTACGTGAAGCAACTGTAAATAAAGCAGGAAAAGATGTTATGGGAATGACCGTTAATGGCTCAATTCCTGGACCAACTTTAGCATTTACAGAAGGAGAATATGCAGTTATTTATGTAAAAAATGAAATGAGTGTAGAAACCTCTGTGCATTGGCACGGACTTTTATTGCCAAATTTTTATGATGGTGTTCCATACTTAAATACACCACCTATAGAACCTGGGCATACACAGAAATACGAATTCCCAATAAAACAATCTGGTACCTATTGGTACCATTCTCACACGATGTTGCAAGAACAAAGTGGTGTTTATGGCTCCATTGTTATTCAACCTAAAGAAAAAGTGTTGGACTATGACAAAGAATTGGTATTGATGTTATCTGACTGGACCAACGAAAAACCAATGAGTGTGCTTCGTAATTTAAAACGAGGTAACGAATGGTATGGCATTAAAAAAGGTACGTCTACACCACTTAATAAAGTTATTGCTCGTGGAGCATTTGGCGCACAACTAAATTTCTGGAGGCAACGAATGCAAGGAGCAGATATAGCAGATTTATATTACCCAGCATTTTTAATTAATGGTGAAGAAAGCATTGCGTACCCAGAATTTAAACCTGGAGAAAAAGTACGATTACGCATCATAGATGGTGGTGCCTCTACTTCTTTTTGGATGACTTTTGGAGGTGTGGATCCACTATTAGTTTCGGCAGATGGCCTTGATGTAGTGCCCGTTAAAAAGAACAAAACCTTTATAGCCATTGCAGAAGCCTACGATTTTATTGTAACTATTCCGGAAGAAGGAAAAATTGAATTCAGAATCACAGCACAAGATGGTTCTGGTACAGCATCAGCATTTTTGGGTACTGGTAACGTTTTAAAAGCACAAGAAATTCCGAAGCCAGACAAAATTGGAATGATGATGAAAATGGCTAAAATGGATATGAAAATGGGAGCGCACGCCTTAAAGTATCGCCCAAAAAAAGATGAACGTTTTGAGATGAAGGATGAATACGGGATGCAGATGGGCAAAATGGAAGATATGAAAATGGATCATTCTAAAATGGAGAAGCCTAAAGATTCTATGCCAATGGATCACTCTAAAATGAAAGGTATGAAAATGGACCATTCTAAAATGGCAGGAATGGATATGAAGAAAGACAAAACAATGTCTGGAATGAATATGGAGAAGCCTAAAGATTCTATGCCAATGGATAATTCTAAAATGGAAGGTATGAAGATGGATCATTCAAAAATGTCAGGCATGGATATGAAGAAACCAAAAGATACTACAGCAATGGGCAAGATGGACCATTCTAATATGGCAGGAATGGATATGAAGAAAGACAAAACAATGTCTGGAATGAAAATGGAAGGAATGGATATGTTTGCCGAATACAATTACGATTATTTGAAATCGCCTAACAAAACAAACTACGATAAAAATGTTCCTGTAAAAGAAATATTATTAAACCTTACAGGTAATATGAGTCGTTACATCTGGAGTATGAATGGTGTACCATTGTCTGAGGCGGATAATATCAAGATAAATAATAAGGAAGTAACACGCATTACTTTCAATAACTTGACGATGATGCACCACCCAATGCATTTACACGGTCACTTTTTTAGAGTTATTAACGTAAATGGCGACTATTCACCATTAAAGCACACGGTAAATGTGCCACCAATGCAAAAAGTTACTTTAGAGTTTTATGGAAATAATGGTGATGAATCTGGTGACTGGTTTTTCCATTGTCACATTTTATATCATATGATGGGTGGTATGGCGCGAGTAGTATCTTATGATACACCAAGAGACCCAAAAATGGATGAATTTCCAGCTTCTAAAATTATTGCAGAAACAGATAAATGGTACTCTTGGGGAATTGCAGATATAGCTTCAAATAACACAGCAATTAATTTAACAACTTCTAATTTAAGAAATCAATTTAATGCATCTTTCGAATACGGATGGAACAAAAATTTGGAAGGAGAATTTACTTATGAACGCTATCTACACGATTATTTAAGAGTATTTGGTGGGGTAAATATAGAAAATGAAACACGTGGTAGTTTAGACAAATTAAACACTACAGCAGTTGTCGGTCTTCGCTATTTAACACCTTACTTATTCAATTTAGATGTTCGAGTAGATAATAAATTAAGACCAAGAATTGGATTAGGACGCAGTATAATGATTTTTCCTAAACTGTCTGTTTTCGGTTATTATGAATATCAAATAGATTTAGGTTTTGTAAATACTTTACCAACAAATAAAGATTTCACTTCAGAAACAGTTTGGAGCGCAGGAGCAGAATATATGCTATCAAGAAATTTCTCTTTAATGGCGAGTTACGACAATCGTTTTGGCGGTGGTGGTGGATTATCAGTAAGATTTTAA
- a CDS encoding DUF3347 domain-containing protein gives MKDLKISVVVILLLTVSFTNAQKKEKMNHGDMKMDHSKMKMQDAKAEAILTAYFNLKDALVADDESKAKELGASLEKSLENLDVSKYTDAQKLELKDIILDAKEHAEHISKSPIAHQREHFKVLSKDIIDMVAITGASNKLYEQYCPMYEKGSAWLSMNKEVRNPYYGSKMLKCGKVQREIN, from the coding sequence ATGAAAGATTTAAAAATTAGTGTAGTAGTAATATTATTGTTAACGGTTTCTTTTACCAATGCACAGAAAAAAGAAAAAATGAACCACGGAGATATGAAAATGGATCACAGTAAAATGAAAATGCAAGACGCAAAAGCTGAAGCAATTTTAACCGCTTATTTCAATTTAAAAGATGCTTTAGTAGCAGATGATGAATCAAAAGCAAAAGAATTGGGTGCTTCATTAGAAAAAAGTTTAGAAAATTTAGATGTTTCTAAATATACGGATGCTCAAAAATTAGAATTAAAGGATATTATTTTGGATGCCAAAGAACACGCAGAGCATATATCCAAAAGCCCAATAGCACATCAAAGAGAGCACTTTAAAGTTTTAAGTAAAGACATTATAGATATGGTTGCTATAACAGGTGCTTCTAATAAATTATATGAGCAATATTGCCCAATGTATGAAAAAGGAAGTGCTTGGTTAAGTATGAATAAAGAAGTACGTAACCCTTATTATGGTAGTAAAATGCTGAAGTGCGGAAAAGTACAAAGAGAAATTAACTAA
- a CDS encoding heme-binding domain-containing protein translates to MKTVKIILLILLVAFVGIQFIPTERNQTDIVPVTDFMLVNNVPNNIKNKLQVSCYDCHSNNTKYPWYNKIQPVAWFLEEHIKDGKKELNFSEWESLSNRRKASKLRSIIKQLESGEMPLDSYTLIHKDAKLSSEETNEIINFIVQLKNSL, encoded by the coding sequence ATGAAAACTGTTAAAATCATATTGTTGATTTTATTGGTCGCTTTTGTGGGAATACAATTTATTCCCACAGAACGAAACCAAACTGATATTGTACCAGTAACCGATTTTATGTTGGTAAATAATGTGCCAAATAATATAAAAAATAAGTTGCAAGTATCTTGTTATGATTGCCATAGTAACAACACTAAATACCCTTGGTATAATAAAATACAACCAGTTGCTTGGTTTTTAGAAGAACATATTAAAGATGGCAAAAAAGAATTAAATTTTAGTGAATGGGAATCATTATCAAATCGAAGAAAAGCCAGCAAATTACGATCTATTATTAAACAATTAGAAAGCGGAGAAATGCCTTTAGATTCTTACACGTTAATTCATAAAGATGCAAAGCTCTCAAGCGAAGAAACGAATGAAATAATCAATTTTATCGTCCAATTAAAAAATAGTTTATAA
- a CDS encoding potassium channel family protein, whose translation MPKENTVEKSQSTDFYKQLFKKVILTTSIVIASSLSYTLWIVVDSDSIFLPFLIVSLAFFKTIFIVRLTFTQLSKIIGESHQLTHILTLFGILIILIVLSFSADYQALYILNSANFKFETIPINSFFLQFFEFLYFSFITFSSVGYGDIVPISISGKLIVILEVVLSFFVLVFGIANINRIHVNK comes from the coding sequence ATGCCTAAAGAAAACACTGTAGAAAAATCTCAAAGTACAGACTTTTATAAACAACTATTTAAAAAAGTGATACTTACTACCAGTATAGTTATTGCTTCATCTTTAAGTTATACCTTATGGATTGTTGTAGATTCTGACAGTATTTTTCTACCTTTTTTAATTGTTAGTTTGGCATTTTTTAAAACCATTTTTATTGTAAGGTTAACTTTTACACAATTAAGTAAAATAATAGGAGAAAGTCATCAACTGACACACATTCTTACTTTATTTGGAATCTTAATTATTTTAATTGTGCTATCATTTTCAGCAGATTACCAGGCGTTATATATATTAAATTCAGCAAATTTTAAATTCGAAACGATTCCCATTAACTCGTTTTTCTTACAATTTTTTGAGTTTTTGTATTTCAGTTTTATAACCTTTTCTTCTGTTGGTTATGGAGATATTGTACCCATTTCTATATCAGGAAAACTAATTGTTATTTTAGAAGTTGTTTTAAGCTTTTTCGTTTTAGTTTTTGGTATTGCAAACATCAATAGAATCCATGTAAACAAATAA
- a CDS encoding YybH family protein, translated as MKVLKFITLLTVFLLTVNLTNAQDTSNTKDTKEVKAVMKAYKDAIQNLTTEGTFELFTPDAIIFEQGKLEGTYKEYISHHLGPELGHFKSFIFSDYEIQATVNSSYAYTTENYIYTIVLKGNKTKDTKERTIKSKGVATSILQKIDGKWKIIHSHTSFKKLKI; from the coding sequence ATGAAAGTACTTAAATTTATTACTCTATTAACTGTTTTCCTTTTAACAGTTAATCTTACAAATGCACAGGATACTTCTAACACTAAAGACACAAAGGAAGTAAAAGCCGTAATGAAAGCTTATAAAGATGCAATACAAAATTTAACAACAGAAGGCACTTTTGAACTCTTTACACCAGATGCTATCATATTCGAGCAAGGAAAATTAGAAGGTACATACAAAGAATATATATCTCACCATTTAGGACCAGAATTAGGACATTTTAAAAGTTTTATTTTTTCTGATTATGAGATTCAGGCAACTGTAAATTCGTCCTATGCTTATACAACTGAAAATTACATCTACACAATTGTTCTAAAAGGTAATAAAACCAAGGACACAAAAGAAAGAACCATTAAAAGTAAGGGAGTAGCAACATCAATATTGCAAAAAATTGATGGAAAATGGAAGATAATTCATTCTCATACCTCATTTAAAAAACTAAAAATCTAA